In a genomic window of Zingiber officinale cultivar Zhangliang chromosome 9B, Zo_v1.1, whole genome shotgun sequence:
- the LOC122024422 gene encoding basic blue protein-like, with amino-acid sequence MAQGSGSASGATAALGLALLLCLLLAHAVDAATYTVGDSGGWTFNMASWTRGKRFRAGDVLVFRYSPSVHNVVAVSAAGYNGCSAPRGSRTYASGNDRITLARGSNYFICSIAGHCQAGMKIAVVAA; translated from the exons ATGGCTCAGGGAAGTGGCAGTGCCAGCGGAGCTACCGCCGCCCTCGGGCTGGCCTTACTACTCTGCCTCCTCCTTGCTCACGCTGTCGACGCAGCTACCTACACCGTCGGCGACAGCGGCGGCTGGACCTTCAACATGGCCAGCTGGACCCGCGGGAAGCGCTTCCGCGCCGGCGACGTCCTCG TGTTCAGGTACAGCCCCTCGGTGCACAACGTGGTGGCGGTGAGCGCGGCCGGCTACAACGGCTGCTCGGCGCCGCGCGGCTCCAGGACTTACGCTTCCGGCAACGACCGCATCACCCTCGCCAGAGGCAGCAACTACTTCATCTGCAGCATCGCAGGCCACTGCCAGGCCGGCATGAAGATAGCCGTCGTCGCTGCCTGA